A single Filimonas effusa DNA region contains:
- a CDS encoding exo-rhamnogalacturonan lyase family protein: protein MENHNHSRRQFVRNGLLLTAALPVSRLLGSTDSSYKAGAAVPAAVPLHWLHEQAFTAANVTWGTPWPAGAVRADTSFVLQAANDTQHAVQSWPLAYWPDGSLKWSGHAAAALPEKDWQLLPGKTSPATTLHIKETATEIVVSTGIITCRFLRKGNEVISGIQRGSQTIAAQGQLVLLHQDQPSDAAEGTTRTTSFNGLIRSVIVEQQGPVRGVIKIEGTHNRPADGKQLLPFVLRFYFYSNSEAIRIVHTIVYDGNEYEDFVKGIGIRFSVPMQGELHNRHIRFSGEDNGVFAEAVRGITGLRRDAGKDARAAQVRGEAVANAAALPAPVGEHLQLVPAFGDYTLLQSSSEAFEIRKRTKQGYTWLQAATGHRATGLAYTGSASGGLAFGIRNFWQSHPGQLDIRGADRDSATVTLWAWAADAPAMDLRFYHDGLGQDDFVKQREGLDITYEDYEPGFGTPHGVARTSEFQLWALAATPSAVAFSELAQQLSHPPVLICMPAYLHSVGVFGNNWSLPDRSTAAKTRIEAQLDFYFNYYKKQVEQRHWYGFWNYGDVMHAYDTDRHVWRYDVGGYAWDNSELSTDLWLWYYFLRTGRTDVFRMAEAMTRHTGEVDVHHIGRFAPLGSRHNVLHWGCSAKQLRISTAANRRFYFYLTADERTGDLMREQVNAAHTLVTIQPGRKLGGQKSAPPAPPATTTKAQISFGTDWGAIAAAWFTEWERTGDKKIKQKLENSMTTIASQPLGFFAGGAVMDLDTGRYELSNETHPVAPHLNAVFGLTEICAELVQHLSVPAFEKAWVQYCTLYNAPAAEQKAALGEPLTKNALRQGHARLTAYAAYRTGNKALAQRAWKEFYADDTTDPIAAIPQEQRINTPEVLQPIDEVSSISTNGVAQWALSAIQCLGLAGEALNQ from the coding sequence ATGGAAAACCACAACCACTCCCGCCGTCAATTTGTTCGTAATGGTCTTTTACTTACGGCTGCCTTACCGGTATCACGTTTACTGGGGTCAACCGATTCTTCCTATAAAGCCGGTGCGGCGGTGCCTGCTGCTGTGCCTTTACACTGGTTGCATGAACAAGCTTTTACTGCTGCGAATGTAACGTGGGGAACACCCTGGCCGGCGGGTGCCGTGCGTGCCGATACGTCCTTTGTGTTACAGGCGGCAAACGATACGCAGCATGCTGTTCAAAGCTGGCCCCTGGCCTACTGGCCTGATGGTTCTTTAAAATGGAGTGGCCATGCTGCTGCCGCATTGCCTGAAAAAGACTGGCAACTGTTGCCAGGTAAAACCAGTCCGGCTACTACACTTCATATAAAAGAGACAGCAACAGAGATCGTTGTTTCTACCGGTATCATTACCTGTCGTTTTCTGCGGAAAGGAAATGAGGTCATCTCAGGCATTCAGCGCGGCAGTCAGACGATTGCAGCACAGGGGCAACTGGTGTTACTGCACCAGGACCAACCTTCCGATGCAGCAGAAGGCACCACACGCACCACGAGTTTTAATGGCCTCATCCGTTCTGTAATCGTAGAACAGCAAGGGCCTGTACGCGGTGTGATCAAGATAGAAGGCACACATAACAGGCCGGCGGATGGCAAACAACTGCTGCCTTTTGTGCTTCGCTTTTATTTCTATTCCAATAGCGAAGCGATCCGGATTGTACATACTATTGTTTATGATGGCAATGAGTACGAGGATTTCGTTAAAGGAATAGGTATTCGTTTTTCGGTGCCTATGCAAGGGGAATTACATAATCGTCATATCCGTTTCAGCGGAGAGGATAATGGCGTTTTTGCGGAAGCGGTTCGTGGAATTACCGGACTTCGCAGGGATGCGGGCAAAGATGCACGCGCTGCGCAGGTAAGAGGTGAGGCTGTTGCCAATGCTGCTGCATTGCCGGCGCCCGTAGGCGAACATCTGCAATTAGTGCCTGCTTTTGGTGATTATACGTTATTACAGTCGAGCTCTGAAGCATTTGAAATACGGAAACGCACCAAGCAAGGCTATACGTGGTTACAAGCGGCAACCGGGCATCGCGCAACGGGGCTGGCTTATACGGGAAGCGCTTCCGGCGGACTGGCTTTCGGTATCCGTAATTTCTGGCAAAGCCATCCGGGGCAATTAGACATACGTGGCGCAGACCGGGATAGTGCCACTGTGACTTTATGGGCCTGGGCTGCCGATGCACCTGCCATGGATCTCAGGTTTTATCATGATGGTCTTGGACAGGACGATTTTGTAAAACAAAGGGAAGGTTTAGATATCACCTATGAAGATTATGAGCCGGGATTCGGAACACCCCATGGTGTAGCACGTACCAGTGAGTTCCAGCTATGGGCATTGGCGGCTACCCCTTCGGCAGTGGCGTTCAGTGAACTCGCCCAGCAGTTAAGTCATCCCCCGGTACTAATATGTATGCCGGCGTACTTACATTCCGTTGGAGTGTTTGGTAACAACTGGAGTCTTCCCGACCGTTCTACTGCTGCCAAGACCCGTATAGAGGCACAGCTTGATTTCTATTTCAATTATTATAAAAAACAAGTAGAACAACGCCACTGGTATGGCTTCTGGAATTATGGAGATGTCATGCATGCTTATGATACAGACCGTCATGTATGGCGTTATGACGTGGGAGGTTATGCGTGGGATAATTCGGAGTTGTCTACAGATCTGTGGTTATGGTATTATTTTTTACGTACGGGACGAACAGATGTATTCCGCATGGCTGAAGCCATGACACGGCATACGGGAGAAGTAGATGTTCATCACATAGGCCGGTTTGCCCCTCTTGGCTCGCGGCATAATGTATTACACTGGGGATGTTCTGCCAAACAGCTGCGGATAAGTACTGCTGCCAACCGACGTTTCTATTTTTATCTTACAGCAGATGAACGTACGGGTGATCTTATGCGTGAGCAGGTAAATGCCGCCCATACGCTTGTAACGATACAGCCGGGCAGAAAACTAGGTGGTCAAAAAAGCGCTCCTCCTGCCCCTCCGGCGACTACCACAAAGGCACAGATCAGCTTTGGAACAGACTGGGGCGCCATTGCTGCGGCCTGGTTTACCGAATGGGAAAGGACGGGTGATAAGAAGATAAAGCAAAAATTAGAAAACAGTATGACCACGATCGCCTCACAGCCACTGGGCTTTTTTGCAGGCGGCGCCGTCATGGATCTGGATACGGGGCGTTATGAATTAAGTAATGAAACACATCCTGTAGCACCGCATCTGAATGCTGTTTTTGGTCTTACAGAAATATGTGCCGAACTGGTACAACATCTTTCGGTTCCTGCTTTTGAAAAGGCATGGGTTCAATATTGTACCCTTTATAATGCTCCTGCAGCGGAACAAAAAGCAGCCCTGGGCGAGCCACTGACGAAGAATGCATTGCGCCAGGGACATGCCCGGCTTACTGCTTATGCTGCCTATCGTACAGGCAATAAAGCGCTTGCACAACGTGCCTGGAAGGAGTTTTATGCAGATGACACTACAGACCCGATTGCTGCGATACCGCAGGAGCAAAGAATCAATACACCGGAGGTGCTACAGCCTATAGATGAAGTAAGTTCGATATCCACCAATGGCGTGGCGCAGTGGGCGTTATCAGCGATTCAATGCCTGGGGCTGGCCGGAGAAGCGCTCAATCAATAA
- a CDS encoding fasciclin domain-containing protein — MKTIFRRGKLLLLLLWLCSYMACQKNQIRVNTTDDVNIVGYLNNHAADYSLFSRIIERAEASGYLNAYGAYTLFAPTNTAVKTYLSKQGKTSVDDIGVDALKDLLRFHLIADTLTTSSFTDGKLPAITQYGQYLITSVATTDGKSSYLINRQAIVTKANIVTGNGIIHAIDHVLEPAQSTLAQLLSQDSRYSIFTQALKETGYYDSLNIANNSDSTRRWLTLIAQTDAVYRANNIADYPALKALYSQTGNPKLAEDSLHLYVAYHILPGIRFLADIVSATSHSTLAPQEVVTSKLSGQEVLLNEDIFNGITEPGVQLDRTNSDITANNGALHSALSNLSIKVRKPVPVYWDVADQPELRKLVSLFRKPGQVQEFTDPDQFSGINWSGGSIKYNVTATSSSDYYCYYDFISLYMRTAVTPWIEFKTPFLVKGKYKVWVCFRRARAQTIQVQVDDQIMPRLISVADYYPVALDDDNAEAAGFKRFMVTAASNSNHIGKLVGTVDITTSQQHTIKFIALTNESGSANTFNLDMVHFIPIEEEQKWPRFNRDGSMEYK, encoded by the coding sequence ATGAAAACTATTTTTCGTCGGGGCAAGCTTTTGCTACTCCTGTTGTGGTTATGCTCTTATATGGCGTGCCAGAAAAACCAGATCAGGGTAAATACAACAGATGATGTGAACATTGTTGGTTACCTGAATAACCACGCAGCGGACTACTCGCTTTTTTCGAGGATCATAGAACGTGCAGAAGCCAGTGGTTACTTAAATGCCTATGGTGCCTATACCTTGTTTGCGCCTACCAATACTGCCGTAAAAACATATCTCAGCAAGCAGGGGAAAACTTCAGTAGACGATATAGGCGTTGATGCTCTAAAGGATCTGCTTCGTTTTCACCTGATAGCAGACACACTTACCACCAGCAGTTTTACCGATGGTAAATTACCTGCCATTACGCAGTACGGCCAGTATCTCATTACCAGTGTAGCTACAACGGATGGCAAATCGAGTTATCTTATCAACCGGCAGGCGATAGTAACGAAAGCCAATATCGTTACCGGAAACGGCATTATTCATGCGATCGATCATGTACTTGAACCTGCCCAATCGACATTGGCCCAGTTGTTATCGCAGGACAGCCGTTATTCCATTTTTACGCAGGCGCTTAAAGAGACCGGCTATTATGATTCATTGAATATAGCGAACAACAGCGACAGTACACGCAGGTGGCTTACGCTGATTGCCCAGACCGATGCCGTGTACCGGGCCAATAACATCGCCGATTACCCTGCGCTAAAAGCTCTTTACAGCCAGACAGGCAATCCTAAACTGGCTGAGGATAGTCTTCATTTATATGTGGCTTATCATATACTTCCCGGCATCAGATTTCTTGCCGATATCGTAAGCGCCACCTCCCACAGTACACTTGCGCCACAAGAGGTAGTTACTTCAAAATTATCGGGGCAGGAAGTACTACTCAATGAAGATATTTTCAATGGCATCACGGAACCCGGCGTTCAGTTAGACAGGACGAACAGCGATATCACTGCCAACAACGGGGCATTACATTCCGCGCTCAGCAACCTGAGTATTAAAGTGCGTAAACCTGTACCAGTGTACTGGGATGTAGCGGACCAACCTGAATTACGCAAGCTGGTTTCGTTATTCCGCAAACCCGGGCAGGTACAGGAGTTTACAGATCCGGATCAATTCTCGGGTATCAACTGGTCCGGCGGCAGCATCAAATACAATGTAACAGCCACCTCTTCTTCGGACTATTACTGTTACTATGATTTCATTTCGTTGTATATGAGGACGGCTGTAACACCGTGGATAGAATTCAAGACGCCTTTTTTAGTAAAAGGCAAGTATAAAGTGTGGGTATGTTTCCGCCGTGCAAGAGCACAAACCATTCAAGTACAGGTTGACGACCAGATAATGCCGCGACTGATATCGGTAGCAGACTACTATCCTGTTGCACTTGACGACGACAATGCCGAAGCTGCGGGCTTCAAGCGCTTCATGGTCACTGCTGCTTCCAACTCGAATCATATCGGCAAACTTGTGGGGACGGTAGATATCACCACGAGCCAGCAGCATACCATCAAGTTCATTGCTTTAACCAATGAAAGCGGTTCTGCGAATACCTTCAACCTGGACATGGTACATTTCATTCCTATTGAAGAAGAACAAAAGTGGCCCCGCTTCAACCGCGATGGTTCGATGGAATACAAATAG
- a CDS encoding fasciclin domain-containing protein, giving the protein MNFIHKNAGSLLLVLLALVTGCQKKEFDAYYSRPDNLAQPIYQQLQSRGNFKHLLALIDKAGYKTTLNTAGYWTLFAPNDEAFEAYLKTRGIQSIENISADSATALVQYALVYNAFKAQTLGDYQSNAGWVTSAAYKRRTAYYDFVYTENNRKLIAANRNGSYVSSDNNNKYLPYFVSSYFNTQKLSSDDYAYFYPGVTYTGFNVAGAKVVNKDIVAENGVIHETDKVISPLPSLDQYLASHPEYSEFKKIYDQFLVTYTANSEITARYRALTQSPDQVYVKNYSSTLAFSPNNENFLKLQDNDGQSDGYTLFIPTNEVLLNYEQNVLLRYYPVKSLSQLPIGIVTDFLNAHMWKTTVWPSKFATTLNYHGEAARFTSTDIVDKQVLSNGIFYGTSKVQEANVFHSVYGHAYLNPGYSLLTRALDLELKLVVSNPNLRFALCLLSDATLTQAGFAWNTANSTFQYTAPGGSTVIGADAVNRLKRLLNLHIIAYAGNTAPDFSGEGIIETYDGEYIRYNQNKLFAAGSAETGIVIDSFKTASNGTGYYLHNLLNFSEQNIGKDIEKYATKSSDPYYRFFQYLKSSPLYTAATGAIQGVSAGNFYTVFIPSNAAIQTAIDQGWLPSSTAPSTSEDIDKVSRFIQYHILNKNTVVPDGQKTGSFETLLKNSSGDAVSVRISGQAGSLQITDARHASPNANLVTAYSNVLSNRAVVHQIDQFLQYQY; this is encoded by the coding sequence ATGAATTTCATACATAAAAATGCCGGCAGCCTTTTACTGGTTCTGCTGGCTTTAGTTACCGGTTGCCAGAAAAAGGAATTCGACGCTTATTACAGTCGCCCTGACAATCTTGCGCAGCCCATTTACCAGCAGCTACAGTCGCGCGGCAATTTTAAACATCTGCTTGCGCTGATCGACAAAGCGGGCTATAAGACCACGTTGAATACGGCAGGCTACTGGACCTTATTTGCACCCAACGACGAAGCTTTTGAAGCCTATCTTAAGACACGTGGCATTCAAAGTATCGAAAATATATCGGCAGACAGCGCTACTGCATTGGTGCAATATGCTTTGGTATATAATGCGTTTAAAGCGCAAACATTGGGAGACTACCAGTCGAATGCAGGCTGGGTTACCAGCGCTGCCTATAAACGCCGCACCGCCTATTACGACTTTGTTTATACTGAAAACAACCGGAAGCTGATTGCAGCCAACCGTAACGGGAGCTATGTTTCTTCGGATAATAACAACAAGTATCTCCCCTATTTTGTTTCTTCTTATTTCAATACCCAAAAGCTTAGTTCCGATGACTATGCGTATTTCTACCCGGGTGTCACTTATACGGGCTTTAATGTTGCAGGTGCAAAGGTTGTGAACAAAGATATCGTTGCAGAAAACGGCGTGATACATGAAACCGACAAGGTGATATCTCCCCTGCCGAGCCTGGACCAGTACCTGGCTTCACACCCGGAATACAGTGAGTTCAAGAAGATCTATGACCAGTTCCTGGTAACCTATACTGCCAATAGTGAGATCACAGCGCGTTACCGCGCCCTTACCCAATCGCCGGACCAGGTGTATGTTAAAAACTACAGCAGCACACTTGCCTTTTCGCCCAACAACGAAAACTTCCTGAAGTTACAAGACAACGACGGGCAGTCTGATGGATATACCTTATTCATTCCTACCAATGAGGTGTTACTGAATTACGAGCAAAACGTATTACTGCGTTATTACCCGGTTAAATCGCTGTCGCAACTGCCCATAGGCATTGTTACGGACTTTCTTAATGCCCATATGTGGAAGACTACCGTATGGCCTTCGAAGTTTGCTACGACACTTAATTATCATGGAGAAGCCGCCAGGTTTACGAGTACCGACATTGTAGATAAACAAGTGCTGAGCAACGGCATCTTTTATGGAACCAGCAAAGTACAGGAGGCAAATGTATTTCATTCCGTATATGGCCATGCCTATCTAAACCCCGGCTACAGCCTGTTGACACGTGCGCTGGACCTGGAGTTGAAGCTGGTTGTGAGCAATCCCAATCTCCGTTTTGCGCTATGCTTATTATCGGATGCTACGCTAACGCAGGCTGGCTTTGCCTGGAATACTGCCAACAGCACCTTTCAATATACAGCACCCGGCGGATCAACCGTTATAGGCGCCGATGCTGTGAACAGGCTGAAAAGGCTACTCAACCTTCATATCATTGCTTATGCCGGCAATACTGCACCTGATTTTTCCGGGGAAGGCATCATTGAAACTTATGACGGCGAATATATCAGGTATAATCAGAATAAGCTATTTGCTGCCGGTAGCGCTGAAACGGGCATTGTCATCGATTCGTTTAAAACAGCGAGTAATGGTACCGGGTATTACCTGCACAACCTACTCAACTTTTCGGAACAGAACATTGGAAAAGACATCGAGAAGTACGCCACCAAGAGCAGTGATCCTTACTATCGATTTTTTCAATATTTGAAAAGCAGCCCTCTTTACACCGCTGCTACCGGGGCAATCCAGGGCGTATCGGCGGGTAATTTTTATACCGTATTCATTCCCAGTAATGCGGCGATACAGACTGCTATAGACCAAGGATGGCTGCCTTCGTCAACAGCCCCTTCGACCAGTGAAGACATCGATAAGGTAAGCAGGTTCATCCAATATCATATACTCAACAAGAATACGGTAGTTCCGGATGGGCAGAAGACGGGCAGTTTTGAGACGCTGCTTAAGAACAGTAGTGGCGATGCCGTATCCGTGCGAATTTCGGGGCAAGCCGGTTCGCTGCAAATTACCGATGCACGGCATGCTTCTCCCAATGCCAACCTTGTTACTGCCTATAGCAATGTTTTATCGAACCGGGCTGTCGTTCACCAGATCGATCAGTTTCTGCAATACCAATACTAA
- a CDS encoding SusC/RagA family TonB-linked outer membrane protein, with translation MKAILFLIIALATLMPHHADAQNSGGAIVIRGRLTDKNQHPLANVSVMEVDKDQRVIGGSATDQQGNFVLRISSTRNRISFSYIGYKTTTVEIGSRRQINIELSPGEDQLSEVIISSRKTVNNGTGLNVDDLNRTISVASINAKELEEMPSSSIDQALQGRLPGVDIAASSGDPGTGMQIRIRGTSSINAGTDPLIVVDGMPYETTVPDGFNFATADEQGYAQLLNIAPSDIRDISVLKDAAATAVWGARASNGVLIINTKRGTTGKPSVTYTFKGTASKQPRALPMLNGGQYSTLIPEAYMNATGRPLNTASMKEFLYDPRDPYWYYNYSNNTDWIDAITQTGYLQDHNISISGGGERAKYFASFGYFNQEGTTKGTDLNRITTRINLDYTVSALLSFRTDISYTHISNHQLYSNKVRNVAYRKMPNMSIYEYDINGNLTPNYFSPLSNIQGYYNGNASNSTYNPLAMADAAKNHQRGDRITPHFSIQYKIIPQVLTMTSDIQFDINTSKINTFLPQIATGRPFTETVVNRATDADYDAYNVQSKTNLLFTPRPGPKHSFQGLLSLQTNDYRYVDQQLMTSNTASSFMQDPSAPSRTQNEELSVSAANTRTRSVGLLVSGQYSFLDRYIINAGLRADGNSRFGPAHRYGLFPSLSGRWRVSGESFISRAHFINDLSIRASYGQSGNAPKTDYAYFNTYGTFGWTYTGFSGVYSQNMELKNLKWETIEGQNLGVDISLFKNRLSGSFDIYRNRTKDMIFPGLQLMSTTGYDAVDMNVGVMDNQGWEVNMNIVALKKKDWQLSFNINLAHNENMIRSISPLYPIESSKSTTLNGVYKSYLQTDNPFGSFYGYRFKGVYKDKAATVAADANGKPIVGLNGEQVYMRFNYPSTDYIFQPGDAQYEDINHDGNIDYRDIVYLGNGNPKLTGGFGPTISWKGNWRLTAFFSFRTGYQIINATKMYTTNMYGYDNQSTAVLRRWRNEGDVTDMPRAIYNAGYNWLGSDRYVENGSFLRWRTLTVRYNLPDKALKKTGFKALSFYVTGENILTFTRYTGQDPEVTTRITSPFSTTVDESMTPPVRNFTIGISATL, from the coding sequence ATGAAAGCAATTCTATTCCTTATAATCGCTTTGGCGACACTGATGCCACACCATGCCGATGCACAAAACAGCGGTGGCGCCATTGTTATCAGAGGCAGGCTGACAGACAAGAACCAGCATCCATTAGCGAACGTATCGGTAATGGAGGTTGACAAAGACCAGCGGGTTATCGGCGGCAGCGCAACAGACCAACAAGGTAATTTTGTACTCCGAATTTCCAGCACACGCAACAGGATCAGTTTCTCTTATATCGGTTACAAAACCACTACTGTTGAGATAGGTAGCCGCCGGCAGATAAATATTGAATTATCGCCGGGGGAAGATCAATTAAGCGAGGTGATCATTTCATCACGTAAAACTGTCAATAACGGCACCGGGTTAAATGTAGATGACCTGAACCGTACGATATCAGTGGCTTCCATCAATGCCAAAGAGTTAGAAGAGATGCCTTCCTCTTCCATAGACCAGGCATTACAGGGGCGGCTTCCGGGGGTAGATATTGCTGCCAGTTCGGGAGATCCCGGTACCGGTATGCAGATACGGATACGCGGCACCTCTTCTATCAATGCGGGCACAGATCCCTTGATCGTAGTAGATGGCATGCCTTATGAGACAACAGTTCCCGACGGATTCAACTTTGCAACGGCCGATGAGCAAGGCTATGCGCAACTTCTAAACATCGCACCTTCGGACATCAGGGATATCAGTGTATTAAAGGATGCTGCAGCGACGGCCGTATGGGGTGCCAGGGCCTCCAATGGCGTACTTATCATCAATACCAAGAGAGGGACAACAGGGAAACCTTCCGTCACCTATACCTTCAAAGGAACTGCATCGAAACAGCCACGGGCCTTACCGATGTTAAACGGAGGCCAGTATTCTACGCTGATACCCGAAGCTTACATGAATGCTACCGGGCGGCCGCTCAATACTGCCTCTATGAAAGAGTTTCTTTATGATCCCCGTGATCCATACTGGTATTACAATTACAGTAATAATACGGACTGGATAGATGCGATTACACAAACGGGTTACCTGCAGGATCATAATATCTCTATTTCCGGCGGTGGGGAACGGGCTAAATACTTTGCATCCTTCGGCTATTTCAACCAGGAAGGCACTACGAAGGGAACCGATCTAAACCGAATCACCACACGTATCAACCTAGATTATACGGTATCGGCACTGCTTAGTTTCAGAACAGATATTTCGTATACCCATATCAGCAATCACCAGCTTTATTCCAATAAGGTACGTAATGTAGCGTACCGGAAGATGCCGAATATGAGCATCTATGAATATGATATCAATGGCAACCTGACCCCCAATTACTTTTCACCGCTGTCCAATATCCAGGGGTATTATAATGGCAATGCAAGCAATAGCACCTACAATCCACTTGCTATGGCCGATGCGGCCAAGAACCACCAGCGGGGCGACCGGATCACGCCGCATTTCAGTATCCAGTATAAGATCATCCCGCAGGTTTTAACGATGACCAGCGATATCCAGTTCGATATCAATACCAGCAAGATCAATACATTCCTGCCCCAGATAGCAACGGGCAGGCCCTTCACCGAAACAGTGGTAAACCGGGCAACCGATGCCGACTACGATGCTTATAATGTGCAATCCAAAACCAACCTGCTATTCACGCCGCGACCGGGCCCTAAACACAGCTTTCAGGGCCTGCTGTCGCTGCAAACCAACGATTACCGTTATGTAGATCAGCAGCTCATGACATCGAACACGGCTTCTTCTTTTATGCAGGATCCTTCGGCTCCATCGCGTACCCAGAATGAAGAGCTAAGTGTAAGTGCGGCCAATACCCGGACCAGATCAGTAGGTTTACTAGTAAGCGGGCAGTACAGCTTCCTGGACCGTTATATCATCAATGCCGGTTTAAGAGCAGATGGTAACTCCCGTTTTGGTCCTGCCCATCGCTACGGGCTTTTTCCTTCTTTATCGGGCCGGTGGCGGGTATCGGGTGAAAGCTTTATCAGCCGGGCTCATTTCATCAATGATCTTAGTATCAGAGCCAGTTATGGCCAGAGCGGCAACGCCCCGAAAACCGACTATGCATACTTCAATACATACGGCACATTCGGCTGGACTTATACGGGATTCTCCGGCGTTTACTCCCAGAACATGGAATTGAAAAACCTGAAATGGGAAACTATCGAGGGGCAGAACCTTGGAGTAGATATTTCTTTATTCAAGAACAGGTTATCCGGCTCTTTCGATATTTACCGCAACCGTACCAAAGACATGATCTTCCCGGGACTTCAGCTGATGTCGACCACTGGTTACGATGCAGTAGATATGAATGTTGGCGTTATGGATAACCAGGGGTGGGAAGTTAATATGAATATCGTTGCCTTAAAAAAGAAAGACTGGCAACTCAGTTTCAATATCAATCTCGCGCATAATGAAAATATGATCCGCTCCATATCGCCCCTTTATCCTATTGAAAGTTCGAAGTCTACTACACTGAACGGCGTTTATAAATCGTACCTGCAAACGGATAATCCTTTTGGTTCTTTTTATGGTTACCGTTTCAAAGGAGTATATAAAGACAAAGCTGCCACTGTTGCGGCAGATGCCAATGGTAAACCCATCGTGGGTTTAAACGGGGAGCAAGTATATATGCGTTTCAACTATCCTTCTACAGATTATATATTTCAACCTGGCGATGCGCAGTATGAAGACATCAACCACGATGGTAATATCGATTACCGTGACATTGTGTACTTAGGTAATGGTAATCCTAAGTTAACAGGCGGTTTTGGTCCTACTATCAGTTGGAAAGGCAACTGGCGTCTGACCGCCTTCTTTAGTTTCAGAACCGGCTACCAGATCATCAATGCCACGAAAATGTATACCACCAACATGTATGGTTACGACAATCAAAGTACAGCCGTGCTGCGCAGGTGGCGTAATGAAGGCGATGTAACAGATATGCCACGCGCTATTTACAATGCCGGGTACAACTGGCTGGGTTCTGACCGTTATGTAGAAAATGGTTCTTTCCTGCGCTGGCGAACGCTCACCGTACGTTATAACCTCCCGGACAAGGCGTTAAAGAAAACCGGCTTCAAGGCATTGAGCTTTTATGTTACCGGCGAAAACATACTGACGTTTACGCGCTATACGGGGCAAGATCCTGAGGTTACCACCCGCATAACGAGTCCTTTTTCTACAACAGTAGACGAGTCTATGACGCCACCGGTAAGAAATTTCACCATCGGCATCAGCGCCACCTTGTGA